In Aythya fuligula isolate bAytFul2 chromosome 21, bAytFul2.pri, whole genome shotgun sequence, the DNA window ACAAATCGGGCAGATAGGAGCTTATGTCAACTGTCAAAATGGTAAGTGACCTTATCCTGCAGCGCCAGTGGGATAAAATCGGGGCCGAGCTGGCTTTGACTGCTGCCTTGGCTGTGCGGCGTGTTGCCGTCCTCCTCCCTAAAAGCCAAAAGCCGCTGGCGtgctgggcagaggcagcaagCACCCAGGGTCCTGGGGCATCAGCATCTCCCCTCTCGGCTTTCCCTTGTGCTCAGGTGGTTTTTAATCCTTTGCGTTTTGGGGGAGCATCGCTGTGGAAGTGTCTTCTGTGTCGGGTCCCCCAGTGGGCTGCTGGTTTGTGGCAGGTTTCTGGCTCAGCTGGCAGCTCATCCATAGGGGCAAGCCTGGAGCTTCCCGCGGGACAAGGTGAGCTTGCAAAagggggggaggcaggagagTCGTCTGCTCCTCCAGCCGCTAGCAAACGCTAATGGGAAGCAGATTAGGTGACATGAGAGCAGCCTGCAAACACGCCTTGGCTGCAAAGCGCTTTCTGTTCCGAGGGCCAGAAAAAGAGTTCAAGGAGGAGAAAGTGTCCCTGGGTCCTCCCTCCAAATAAATCACCCCAGCGTGTTTATGCAGGCGTCGGGCTGCTTGCAAAAGTGGGTAGAAGAGGATATTTACAGCACTGTGGTGGTTGCTTGGAGAGCTCAGGTCAGTGAGGAAAagaggatttttaatttttttttttgtgtgtgtgctgggaaaAGGCCAGATGCGTGTCAGCTCggtgttttgggggggttgCAGCAGCGCAGGGCTGTTCTTCCAAGCCCTTTGCAAGACGCCGTCTGTCCTTGTGCAACCCCGAGGCTGCGAGGAGGCTGTGCCCGCGTGGGGgaattgctgctgctggctgcagggggctTGGAGCTTGTTCTGCAGGTTAAATGGGAATTTGGGCGGTGAACATCAATACCGGGGTGCAAGACCCTGGGCAAGTTCGCAGTGTTTTTCTCACTCTGGTGGCGTGGGTGTTAGCCTAGCCTGTTTCCCAGGCTAAAACACCAAATAATCAATGGTTGAGgtcagaagaggaggaaaaagagtcCCTTgatatttccttccttttcctgtgGCGGGGGAGCCTTGGGAAGGTTGGTCTGCTCTGACCTTCCTCattcctccctcttcctcccctgcccACCATGGCCGTGCTGTCACCTCCCttggggggctggaggggagcaggagagcTGTAGGAACACCTATAGGAACACGCACCCATGTGTGTGTGtccttggggctggggggcttgCTGCAGGcccccctgtgctgcagctctcaggGTTTTGGGGCACGGGGGAAGAAACAGATCATTTTTTTGGGGATCGTTTAGGGTCTGTGCATCCCCTGATTCTCACTCCTGTGGGAGATGAGGGTCCAGGTGGGGGGAAAATGGTTTCACGTGGTGAGTTGGGGTCAGCTCTTCAGGGCGGGGTGGTGGCATCTGGCAGATGCTTGGGACCGTTTTGCTCTTTGCGGCTCCCTGGGCTTGCCCTGCTGCGATTTCTCTCCTGTGCATCACCCCTCGGGCTCAGGGGTCTCTGCTCcgtccttcctcttcctcttggTGACCTTTCAGGGCGCCGTGCTGGGCGTCTCGCGTTACCGGAGCGGGTGGGCCATCGATCGCAGGGAGGACGCTTGGTGCTTTCCAGCCTCTGAGCACGGCTGAGCCCCTTCGGCTGGATGCTCGGAGCTGGCAGGGATGGATTTGGCCCTGCAAGGTCGCTGGGCACGGGGTGGATGTGGCAGCGTGTGCTTACACCCAGGGCCGGCGTTTCTTTCCTTGTGAAAAGGttctgcagcagccagagcaggatTCGTCCCCCCGTGGGGTGCCTGGGGGTCTCTCCACGCTGCCCCCTGTCCAGAGGGGacctgtggggctgctccccccctCTGATcccatctcttcttccttcccgCAGGAAAGGCTCGGGGACGGGCCCAGGCAGAGCGTCCGGACCCCCTGTGCCATGGCTTCGTCTGAGCTGCCCCCATGCCCCGCAGTAGGTACTGTcaccagctggagctgggttttttggggggaggaaagCCGGCAGGAAGGGGGGACATCACCCAATTCCCCATCAGAGCCTCGTAGTACCACCAGACCACCAGGGGCTACTGCAGGGGTTTTTGGGTGGCGATGCTCTCTGCCATACCCCGCatccctctctgctccctggggcaAATCCGTGCTGGGGTGACACCAGCTGATGGGGTTCCTGCTCGCAGGTGACCGCCTCGCCCCAGAGGCCCCCGGCGCGCTGCCCCACGGCGAGGAGGACCTGGGCGAAGCCTTTGACTTTGAGGACAGCGACGAGGAGGACGACGAAGACTCGGCAGCCGAGGCCGAGCCGAGCAGGGGTGCGGTCCTTCAAGCACCCCCCCGCAGGCGCCgtgccaccagctccagcattggtgagccccccccccgtgtccccaaaGTGTCCCCTTTGGGTGGCCGAGCCTGCGCCGTGCTGCAAGCTCGGGCACTGACcccatttctctgttttttccctttgcagaggGGCTGGTGCTAGAGACCCAGGAAGGGTaagtggggttttggggtggtctGGGGAGAAAATGCAACTTTGGAGGGGATCACCCTCTCTTTAGCATGTCCCAGTCTTGTGCTGTGCCTCGTTTTCCATGTTTTATTCCCACTGCTCACAGCTTGCAAAAAGGGCTGGATGTGTGGGGTCAGGGCCTGAAGCAAGCAGACCCTGGGGGTTTGTGCGTGTCCCCCCCCAGAGAATGCAGGGGCAAaggggcagcccccacaggggTGGGGACCCCGCATCCAGCCTTCCTGGTGAGTCTTCCCCGTGCCTTTGCAGAGCCAAGATTCAAAAAAGCCATTTTGGGGACTTGTGCATCCTGCCTGTGTGGGTTGCCTGGACTAACTTAAGCCACTGTAACCCTAAAAATTTGGTCCCCAAGCCCTGGAGGGcgacagcaaagcagcagatgtGCAGAGTCCCCTGCAGGGCCAGACCCACGTGCAGCCATGCTCTCCGTAGGGTCAGTATTAATAGCAACCGGTGGCTTTGAGGCTGCAAGCTCCCTGCTGGGGCTTTGCAAGCATCTGGAGGCGAGCAAAAGAACACgagcagccaccagcactgctgccgAGCACGGCTTGttgaatttttctcttcttacttttttttttttttttttttggttttgttttaatttgcgTTGGGGTTGCATTTAACGAACGAGCTCATCCTGCTGCTCCGGAGGTGCGCAGAGCCCCCGCGCTTGCATCCCACCCCCTGATTTCGCAGCTCACATTTCTGCTGCCGGAAAGCCGGAGGCATCGACCTTGACTTTTTAACGCGTCCGCTTTTCTGGCGGCGCGAAACTTCCTCCgtgggctgcagctgggtttGCATCCCGGGCAAGGCAGgggttttattttgctgctgtgccCCCAAAGGGGGTGTGAGCCCCATACGCTGGGGGGTgatggggtttggggtttgtaTGCATCCAGCCCTGGGGGCTTtggcaccccagggtgctctCTGATGGTTCTTTTGccctccctgcaggctgccGGCGGGGGTGAGCAATGGGGAGGCTGGTGGGGCCCCCCCTGACATCGGCACCCAGACCTGGAAGAGCAAAAGCAGCCACCGAGGTGGGTTAAAACAcgtggggagaaggaaaaagcacagCCTGAGCTGAAaaacccagcctggccttgggaaCAGGGAATGATTTTGTGGTCCTGCCTTGATTTTTGGGGTCCTGACACGGGTCTGTTTTCTTGCTTCCCCCCCCAAGGCGAGCGCTTCGAGTTCCCAGCAGTGGAGGATGATGTGATTTATGACGACGTCCCCTGTGAAAACCTTGATGCTGACCAAGACGGTAGGGGCAACCTTCCCTCCTGGGGTCATCATTTTGTGGGGGGCGTGAACCCATTTCACAGCCAGGCAAACTGAGGCACCGGGAGGGGAGCATCACGAGCAACGTCCCCGTTCTGCCCCTCCAGAAGAGGCTGCCAAGGGGCAATACAGCAGGAAAACATCCAGGACTGGGGAGGGTGCTGGGTTTGCAAAACCCTGATCTTCTGGGATccctggggagggaaaagagcGACATTTTACCTAAACGTCCCAGGGGCAGAGCGCAGCCTGATCTACGAGGACGTGCAGCGAGGCGAGGGGCCGCGGGCGGGCGAGGATTTGGGCTGGAGCTCCAGCGAGTTCGAGAGCTACAGCGAGGACTCGGGCGAGGAGAGCAAGCCAGAGGCTGAGCCGGCCAAGCAGCGGGCGTCCTTCCAGCCCAAGGTAACGCTGGCGATTCCCTCTGCCTTGTTAGCTTGCaactcacttcttttttttctttttctttttctttttttttttttcatgggttTCCTGGATATATCTCGCCTAAAGGTCAGGGGCTGCCCCGTGCTCTCAAGCAATACGAAACCAGCACAGCCTCATGAGCTgctcttggatttttttttttttttttttctctatttactcttttccttcccttttttccccccatctgTTGCATCTCGGCATGTGGCTGCCGCTCCCTGCCTTTCCTGTGCTTGCTGCCCTTTCCCGCTCAGACCAAGCTGGATTTCGGGAGCACGTTTCCCCGCGCCGTGCTGCTTTGGGGTGGTTTCTCCTCTTGTTTTGGCTGCTTACCTGAATCTCTCTTCTCTGCCCTCTCTCGCATCCTCTGGCTTCTCCTCCCGCCTGGTTTGCTTGGGGCTCAGCTTTCTCCAGACCTGAATAGACTAAAGGAGAGATACGCCAGGACTAAGAGAGACATCCTGGCTTTAAGAGTTGGGGGGAGAGACatgcaggagctgaagcagaAGTACGATTGGAAGGTACTGTCCCTCCTCGGTCCTTTCCTGTCATCCCTTAAATTTcctggggggagggagaagaagcCCTTCCGTAGGGATGTGAATGCACCCGGGCTCGATCCAGCCCCTTTTGCCCACCAGCAGAGAAACAGTGCTGCGCTGCGAGCTGCCTCCTGCGTGTCTCGTGggcatggggacatggggacatctCCATTCCTTGTCACTTTCCCCATCTCGCCTGCATCCCCTGGTGCCTGCGTAGAGCAGCTCCCTGTCCCCGATCTGCCCAAACCATCTGCTttttgggtttttatttttttttttaaggggcgTTTGGACAAAGCGAGGTTCGGGCACCCTAGATGGATCTGAGAAGGTTTTCCCCGATACGGGGTCGGGAAGGAGGTTAAAGGGAGTGGAGCTCCCTGCAGATGTAGAATCTTATTGCAAAGCCTTTCCCTGCCCCAAACCACTCAGGTTGGTAGTTTACGGCCAGTTTGCACTGGGATTTTAGCAACTTGCACTAAAAACGTTGCAGTTTCAGGTGTGAAGGGCAAACGcccctttttcctcttgcaCGGGTGCACACCAAACCCCGCTGCAGTGGGCTGGATGAGCTCgtgcccctctcccctccctcctctctgctTTCACTGCATGCTCACGCTTTGCCTGCGCCTGCTTGCAAGCTGATGGCATGCGACTGCGTCCCCACGGAGGGGACAGAGGTGCAGGAGCCGACCCCTTTGGTGCTCagcttcctcccttccctcctcttcctcatcctccccgTTGGCCAGGGCTGGTTTTCTGTGGATAGAGGACTGGGGGAGATGCTGAGGGCAGTGTCCCTGAGGGGATGGGGTAGAGGGATGCAGTGCTGTGCGATCTCGAGCACCCCGGCCCCTCTCGCCCCCTGCCCAGATGACCCAGCTGATGAAAGCGGCCAAAAGCGGCACCAAGGACGGGCTGGAGAAGACCAAGATCGCGGTCATGAGGAAGGTCACCTTCCTGCACCGTAAAGAAGCACCAGGtgagcaggctgccagcagggagcccCCTTTGTTGCCTTTGAGAACCAAAAAAGCCCTTTTGGAAAGCATataaaaatccatgtttttCGTCTTGACTCCATATGGCTTCTAGCTTctctgttctatttttttttttttttccgttttatgcttttaaatgtattttccccGTTGCATTCCCAGCTCAGTCTGTTCAGCTCCCTCCTCGCCCTTCCCAAAGCACCCAAAGTCCCTCTTCCACCTCTCTGGGAGCGGGGTGGAGGGGGGGACACCAggccagcacccatgggtgttCCCAGTGGGACAGCAAGCAGGCAGGTTCTCCATACAGGATCAGTGCCAGGAGCTTTGGAACAGTTTAGGAAATGATGAATTTGGGCAGAACTGACTTTTGGGgtgttctgtgatttttttttcttgctcaatCCTACATAGCTACAGGGTCAGGTTTGAGGGGCAAACCCTCTGAAGCGTGGAGGTCCTTTCCCTGTGTGCTCATCCTTTCCCTGAAGGTGTTTCcatgtctctgctttgttttggctgctgtttgttctctgctctgccctgggatGAGGGGAGCAGCGCCGTTTTCTAGACAAGGGGTGAAAATGCaatcgtgtgtgtgtgtggtggtggggggggtcctggagcaaaccccagccccagctcagtgCCCATAACCCTTTGGCTGCCCCATAGGGGATGGGGAGCGTAGGAGGAGGGCGGCGGAGGTGGAAAAGCTGCCGCCTGCCCCCAGCATCTCGAGGGGGTTCCTGGAGCATCGCGGGCGAGGTAGGATCCTGCCAGGAGGTCCCCCTGGCTCTGCCAGGCCCCCCCTGGGGATCTGCCGTGTGTGCCCTGGCCTCGCTGCATGGCCCCGTGTGGATCTGTGTGTGAATTGGGGTGGGAACCTGGAGAAAAAGATGCTCCGAGCATCCCATCCCCACGGCGCGGAGCAGCGCCGTCTTCCtggcaggggggcagcagcaaGAGAGCTTGGGCAGCCCCCGCAGAGCCGGCAGCGAGGCGCTGGGATCCTCCCTGCCAAAattagggaaggaaaaaggtcACCCGGCCTGCAGCACCCTCCCCTCTGGTTATTTATACGCAGCGGGGAtgggagcggggcggcggggccggggcggctgGAGCGGGGCATGAGGCCGGCGCCATGTGGAGGAAggagctgtccctgccccacGACCCCATGGCCCGCtcgccctcctcttcctcaacTGCTTCGGCCTCGGGTAAGGCCTGCTTGGGCGCTGGGGAGCTCACGTGCCCCCGTTTTCTCTGCCatgctgctttcagctgctgtttttttccgCTCCTCCCTGCTCGCTCCCCCTCTTGGAGCAAGGACGTGGGGGGGTTCCTCAACCCGGGTCGCTTTTTGGGCAGGGTTTGTGCTCCCCCCCCGGGGCCCTGGCTCCTTTCTGGCTTGCAGGGCCTGACTCATGCTGGTGTCCGGTGACAGCGGCGGGGCTTGGGGACAGGCGATGCCGGCTTCCAGCTCCACTTGCAGCTGCGAACCCAAGCGGAGCCCCTGGAGcatcaaaaaagtaaaatatatatttttttttttggtgtttttgtggGTTGCTTTTCCTCGCAGGGGACTCGGAGGAGGAGGACACGGGCTTCTTGGAGGTCACCGTCTCGGACATGAAGCACCCACCACCAGAGCTCGGCCCCATGCCCGcggggctcagcccccagcaggtGGGTGCATCTTTGGGGTTCGGGGTGAGCACTtggcttccccttcccctttgagcAACCCAAAATAACAAAGGGCTGAGTCGGCAGAAAGCAGCGACGCCGTGTCAGCagcagggcggggggggggggggggggggcacttcTGCATGGGGGTTCTCGCCCCCCATCAGTTATTTGCGTGCCTTTCAGGTGGTGCGGCGACACATCCTGGGCTCCATCGTGCAGAGCGAGCGCAGCTACGTGGACTCCCTGAAGCGCATCCTGCAGGTGGGGGACCCtggttttgggggtggggggtgcaGGGCTGCGGGATGCTGACCCGCTGCCGTCGCTTGCAGGATTACAGGAACCCGCTGATGGAGATGGAGCCCAAGGTGCTGAGCGCCAGGAAGTGCCAGGTGGTGTTTTTCCGCCTGAAGGAGATCCTGCAGTGCCACTCCATGTTCCAGATCGCCCTCGCCTCCCGCGTGGCCGAGTGGGACTCGGCGGAGAAGATCGGGGACCTCTTCGTGGCCTCGGTAGGAGGGCGGTcgggtgctgctgcccagcctcccccagccctttccCAGCAGTAGGAGGGGGTGGAGGAACCAAGTGACACAGCCCCATCACGGGGTACCCCCAGCATTGCCCCAAAATGGCACAAGCCCCCACAGCCTGATTTTGGGGGGCCTGATGACACTTATCCTGCCCTTTCCCCCCATGCCAAGTTCTCCAAGTCGATGGTGCTGGACGTGTACAGCGACTACGTCAACAACTTCACCACTGCCATGTCCCTCATCAAGAAGGCTTGTCTCACCAAACCTGCCTTCCTCGACTTCCTCAAGGTCAGCGGGTCCCGAGTGTGGGCACACGGGGCTGCTGGTCACCGTTTGGGGTGAAAActcccctttttattgctttttcccCCCGCACAGAAGCGGCAGATGGCCAGCGCGGACCGGGTGACGCTCTACGGGCTGATGGTGAAGCCCATCCAGAGGTTCCCCCAATtcatcctgctcctgcaggtaTGGGTGAGGGGAGCCTGTGCCCATGGGGCACCCGCTTTGCACCCCACTttggcagcctggctgctgcaggaaagggtttaacaacaggcatttgatTCCTTTTTGGGGCTGGCAGTCTGCTTGTAGGGCTTTGGGcacttttcccccttcccaagGTGGGATGCTGGGAGGCTTTTCCTCCAAACTCTTGATTTTGCTGGTGATGCAAGCTATAGCATCCCCATTCACAGCCCGATGGGGCTGGTGTCACCCCGGTGATGTTTTTCCCCCCCAGGACATGCTGAAGAACACCCCCAAGGGCCATGCGGACCGCCTGTCCCTTCAGCTGGCGCTCACAGAGCTGGAGACGCTGGCGGAGAAGCTCAACGAGCAGAAGCGCGTGGCTGACCAGGTTGCTGAaatccagcagctctgcaagagCATCAGTGACCGTAGCAGCCTCAACAAGGTTTGTCCTTCGGCCTCGCTGCTCCTCCTCATCCCCTGCTGACAGGCGGCTTTGGGGCTGGGTTTCCATCCGTCCCCTCTGGCTGGTGTTTGCAGAAGTGCTGCGGTGCTGGGGCTCCCGGGAGGGGGTTTTGGAGAAGCCAAGCTCCCGTCTTCCCTGAAACACTGTCCCggagcaaaagcaaaaataaaagcctgcCGTTTGGAAATTCCCTTCCACCCCCACCCTACGGCACCAGCCCTCCAGGAGAAGGCTGGAGGGGGGTGAGCCAGGGCACGCCGCTTTTTTCTTCTGTCGCCTCCTCCCCTCCATCCATCTGCTTGATTTTGCAACCCCTGGTGGAAAACCATGCGTGAAGCTATTGCAACACATCCTGGGCCGTGCTGCAAGCACGTGGTGGCCTCCACAGCCTGTCCCTGTGGCTAGGACTTGGGGACAGAGGATAAAGGGACTCAGAAGGGGCTGCAAAAGGGCTGCGTTGATCCTTTTAGGGCTCTTTGCTCTCGGTGGTGTGAAATGCAGGGTGCAAATCTGTGGTGCAAAGgggctgcgctgtgcagagTTGGAGCACTTTGCACGGCTGTTtctgaggagctgggagcagcgaCTGCCAAAACTGCTTCCTGCTGATTTAGAGGAGCAAGTCCCAGTTGTGAAGGGAAAACCCTCACATGAGCCTAAAGCCCCCCAAAAACTGGAGGGGGTGGGATGCGGGCAGGGCCCCAAGGGCTGAGCCCCCTGCCCGCTCCatcccctctgcagctgctgagctcgGGGCAGcggcagctcctgctctgcgAGACGCTGACGGAGACGGTGTACGGTGACCGGGGGCAGCTCATCAAGTCCAAGGAGCGCAAGGTTTTCCTCCTCAACGACATGCTGGTCTGTGCCAACATCAACTTCAAGTACGTGCTGGCTGCCCCGCATCCCAAAATCACTCTGCAGAGTGCTGGCGTGGTCACCCCCCAGCAcctgtccccttccccacctcagTTTTGGGCTTAGTGGGTTCTGCTAGCTTTACCCCCAAAACTGCTTCTCGTTGTTTTAGAGGAGAGAGCCCAAGTTTGGGGATGCTTGATTGTCCCGAAAGCCTTGGGCAAAGCATCCGTGCCGTGATGCTGTGGGGAGCTCCTGGGGGTTTGGGGACCTTGTGGCTCAGACGTTGATGCTGCAAAAGGGGGGAAGGAAACTCTCTCTGGGCTCCCAgtgatgcttttttattaacatttccCCCCAATCCAGGCCAGTGAATCCAAGGTAGGCGCTGAGTGTGGTTTGTGTTTGCGTGCCCCACGTTTGGGGGTGCAAGCATGACCCGGTGCATGCTGTGGGGTTGCAAACAGAGGTTGGCACCTGCTTTTTGCAAGGGGAAGCGGTGGGGTTTGCAGGAcgagcagcaccagctgccgATTTACTTGCTTTTTGCCTCCTCCCTTGGCAGAGGCCAGCTGGAAATTAGCAGCCTGGTGCCCCTGGGCCCCAAATACGTGGTGAAGTGGAGCACGGCCCTCCCGCAGGtgcaggtggtggaggtggGGCAGGAGAGCGGTGCCTATGACAAGGACAACGTGGTCATCCACAACGCCGGCGCCAAGAAGCACGCGCCCACCGGGCCGGCCTCGCACAGTGAGCACCCGTCCCTGCCTCTGCACAGCCCgggtgggatggggagcagggacTGCTGCTCATGATCccctgtttcttccttttccaccTCCCCCCCACCAAGATAAAGTCTACCTGGGGCCGCCACGGCTgttccaggagctgcaggacctgCAGAAGGACCTGGCGGTGGTGGAGCAGATCACCCTTCTCATCAGCACGTTGCACGGCACCTACCAGGTACCTAAATGCCAAACTGGGGGCAAAACTTCACATTTAGGCACAAGCTCCCACATGCTCTGCcttggggagctgcaggggggctgTTGGGACACTCTGCTAACCCCATGGGTCCTGTCACCCTGTTCTGagctccacagcctccctgtgGCTAAAATATGGGGACCGAGGCTCCGTGGAGGTGCTTCCCTGAATTCTCACTTCCCCCAGAACCTGAACATGACGGTGGCCCAGGACTGgtgcctggctctgcagaggaTGATGAAGGTGAAGGAAGAGGAGATCCACTCTGCCAACAAGTGCCGCCTCcgtctcctgctgcctggcaaGCCGGACAAGTGGGTTCCCAAATGctcagggaggggaggaggctgAAGACAACCCACTGACTGAtttcttctccccccacccaGGTCTGGCCGCCCCATCAGCGTCATGGTGGTCTTCATCACTCCCAGCCCCCTGAGCAAGATCTCCTGGGTGAACCGTCTGCACTTGGCCAAGATTGGGCTGCGTAAGTAGATGGCTGGGGTGGCTCttgcttctgaaagcaaaatctgGGAGCAGAGAGGGGTTTGAGTCCTGGTGGGGGACTGGTAGCAGGGAAAGTGTTGGACCAAGGTGGTGGGAGAAGTTTTCAGCTGGTTTGCATGCTGGCTGGAAGTGGGAAATGATGGGAATGATGTTTCTCCCTCAAAATGCTTTGCATTACGACACTCTGGGGTGGCATCTCTGGGATGCTTGTTGATGGATCCCAGCTTGGCCTTGTGCTGGTGCTGACGTTGCCCTGTTTTTCCATGAAATGGCACAAATAAACAAGGGGGGAGCCCTTTGTCCTGACACCTCTGTGCCTCTATTCCTTTTTAACTCCATGAgccactgcaggaaaaaaaaaaaaaaaaaaagtttaatgaaagaaaaaaaaatcattccagCCCAGGGGGGATCTAAGCACTCAAATAtgatttcaaatgatttttgattctcttgtttttaacagtttgtgttgtttttaatctggGATGCCTGGGGCATAATCCTGTATCTGCAAGTTAGAAATGAAAACGCATTAAAGCCTAATGTGAAGAAACACATtagtggtttctttttcctcccttacaTATATagtgttttgggggggggggggcttttttGCCTCTGCTCAATGCAGTTGCTTGGCTGTGCACTGCAGTGAGGTGCAAGAGTTTGGAGAAGGAATTGGggtgtgcccccagccccctgcagaTGGTGGTGGCTTGGGGTTGGGAAtgtgaggctgtgctgggcatgGGGTGTTTAATGCATCCCAAAAGCTGGTGCTGGGGTGGGTGATGTGGCTTCCCCTGCTGCACCCAGGCTTGCTCATTTTgcgagggagctgggggtgtccTGGCCATCCTCGAACTACTCTGCTCCCCCCCAGGGGAGGAGAACCAGCCAGGCTGGCTCTGTCCCGACGAAGACAAGAAGAGCAAAGCTCCTTTCTGGTGCCCCATCCTCTCCTGCCACATGTCCGCCTTCTCCTCCAAGGCCCTCGATTTGCAGGTAAAGGCGATGTCCAACCTCCCCTCCAACACCTGAATTGCTCTTTCCCCTTCACCTCCATGTGCAGGGAGGATACAGGCTGAAATCCCACGGGGGGCTGGTTGGGAGGGGATGGCTGAGCTGCTTGCAAGGGCAGAAATGGGTGCAATCCATCCTGGTTGGGGGTTGAAAAATAAGGAACATTAGCTGGGTTTGGGCTGGGCCCTGATTTTGGGGCATGTGCTGTGTACTGTGCATGAGCTGGGATAAATGTGTGTGTCTCCTGCAGCTCGGCGCCGCGGTGCACAACCCCGTGCAGTCCTCGCTACTGGGCTTCTCCGCCATCAGCACCTCGCTGCCGCAGGGCTACCTCTGGGTGAGCAAAACGAGCCCCAAAACGGGGTGAAAAACACCAGGTTTCCTCAGGAACCCATCAGAGGAAAAGCTAAAAACGGTTTTGTGGTCCCTGCAGGTTGGGGGTGGCCAGGAAGGCGCAGGGGGGCAGGTGGAGATCTTCTCCCTCAATCGCTCGGTGCCGCGGACGGTCAAGTCCTTCCCGGTGGCCTCACCGGTGCTGTGCATGGAGTACATCCCCGAGGCGACTGAAGGGGACACAACGGGGTCTGAGGAGACCCGGGCAGGCACCGAGCAGCCCCCTACAGCCCTGCACCCCACTGTTTGCTTGGGACTGCAGGACGGCAGGTGAGCACCCTGGAGGGAAGGCACGGGCAGGGGTGCGTGCACTTGTGCGCATGCGCTGCTCTTGCAGCCCTCCTCCGTGTGCAATTGCTGCAAAGAGCTTTGCACTGAAATTTTATGGCAATGAGGACTGGTACTCCCCGGTCCTCATCCTGCTCTCGCATCTCCCCTTTTCCCACTAGCATCGCAGTGTATGGCAGCGTGGACACGGGGACACAGTGCTTGCTGACCTGCAAGAGCCCGGGCATGCAGCCTGTCCTGTGCCTGAAGCACAGCTCTGAGTACCTGTTTGCGGGGCTGCAGGATGGCACCGTGGCTGCGTACCCCAGGAACAATGGTGAGGGCACCCCCATGCATGGTTTTGGTCCCAAAACAGAGAGCGGGGCACCGTAGGTGGGCTGGCTGCTAAAACAGTGATAGAAGCaccattttatgtttttcctttgctgtttcatCCCCTGCCTTGCAACCCTGGGGTGcgtgtggtggtggtgggatgacattattttgttttgccaggATCAGTGGGGTTTGGTTTGAGGGAAATGTGCAGTGAAAGGTCCCAGTGGCAAAGGGCTGATGCAGCATGAAAGAGTTTGCTTGGAGGGTGGCAGCACCTGGGGACTGCTGGGTCCTTTCTGGGTGCACAAGGACC includes these proteins:
- the ARHGEF10L gene encoding rho guanine nucleotide exchange factor 10-like protein isoform X3; the protein is MPRSDRLAPEAPGALPHGEEDLGEAFDFEDSDEEDDEDSAAEAEPSRGAVLQAPPRRRRATSSSIEGLVLETQEGLPAGVSNGEAGGAPPDIGTQTWKSKSSHRGERFEFPAVEDDVIYDDVPCENLDADQDGAERSLIYEDVQRGEGPRAGEDLGWSSSEFESYSEDSGEESKPEAEPAKQRASFQPKLSPDLNRLKERYARTKRDILALRVGGRDMQELKQKYDWKMTQLMKAAKSGTKDGLEKTKIAVMRKVTFLHRKEAPGDGERRRRAAEVEKLPPAPSISRGFLEHRGRGDSEEEDTGFLEVTVSDMKHPPPELGPMPAGLSPQQVVRRHILGSIVQSERSYVDSLKRILQDYRNPLMEMEPKVLSARKCQVVFFRLKEILQCHSMFQIALASRVAEWDSAEKIGDLFVASFSKSMVLDVYSDYVNNFTTAMSLIKKACLTKPAFLDFLKKRQMASADRVTLYGLMVKPIQRFPQFILLLQDMLKNTPKGHADRLSLQLALTELETLAEKLNEQKRVADQVAEIQQLCKSISDRSSLNKLLSSGQRQLLLCETLTETVYGDRGQLIKSKERKVFLLNDMLVCANINFKGQLEISSLVPLGPKYVVKWSTALPQVQVVEVGQESGAYDKDNVVIHNAGAKKHAPTGPASHNKVYLGPPRLFQELQDLQKDLAVVEQITLLISTLHGTYQNLNMTVAQDWCLALQRMMKVKEEEIHSANKCRLRLLLPGKPDKSGRPISVMVVFITPSPLSKISWVNRLHLAKIGLREENQPGWLCPDEDKKSKAPFWCPILSCHMSAFSSKALDLQLGAAVHNPVQSSLLGFSAISTSLPQGYLWVGGGQEGAGGQVEIFSLNRSVPRTVKSFPVASPVLCMEYIPEATEGDTTGSEETRAGTEQPPTALHPTVCLGLQDGSIAVYGSVDTGTQCLLTCKSPGMQPVLCLKHSSEYLFAGLQDGTVAAYPRNNGGLWDLAERPTCLTVGTGPVRALLTLDETVWASCANQVTVLNASSLRTQQTFEAHPDTEASVTHMIKAGSGVWMAFSLGSSIRLFHTETLEHLQEINIATRTTFVLPGQKHVRVTSLLICQGLLWVGTDQGIIVLLPVPRLEGIPKITGKGMVSLNGHGGPVEFLAVALSTLAPDVLKGNQEEEEGEEEKTPELDGPPPREMRKKGILLQYRLRSTAHLPGQLLSVRDAPAGTSGTPEHTEEDGSIYEMADDPDVWVRSRPCARDAPRKEISSVAIISGGRGYRNFSAEPQRRGGEADSTLLIWQVPLML